Proteins encoded by one window of Lutibacter sp. A64:
- a CDS encoding indolepyruvate oxidoreductase subunit beta, with protein sequence MKRNIILAGVGGQGILTIAAILDTATINSNLNIKQSEVHGMSQRGGAVQSHVRISDKEIFSDLIPEGKADIIISVEPMELLRYLPFLKKDGFLITDSNPFKNINNYPELEDLYKEIKMHKNSILIDAKEIAKEIGNSKATNIVLLGAAASLLPLSNDSLQNAIKTLFERKGERIINKNLEAYEKGKEIASVMAS encoded by the coding sequence ATGAAAAGAAATATAATTTTGGCAGGTGTTGGCGGACAGGGTATTTTAACAATTGCCGCTATTTTAGATACTGCAACCATTAATAGCAACCTTAACATTAAACAATCTGAAGTCCACGGAATGAGTCAGCGAGGTGGTGCAGTGCAAAGTCACGTTAGAATTTCAGATAAAGAAATATTTTCTGATTTAATTCCTGAAGGAAAAGCAGATATTATAATCTCCGTAGAACCAATGGAATTATTACGTTACCTGCCTTTTTTAAAAAAAGATGGTTTTTTAATCACAGATTCCAATCCGTTTAAAAACATAAATAATTACCCAGAATTAGAAGATTTATACAAGGAAATTAAAATGCATAAAAACTCTATTTTAATTGATGCAAAAGAAATTGCCAAAGAAATTGGAAACTCTAAAGCTACCAATATTGTTTTATTAGGAGCTGCCGCTTCCCTGCTTCCTTTAAGTAATGATAGTTTGCAAAACGCAATTAAAACATTATTTGAAAGAAAAGGAGAACGCATTATCAATAAAAATTTAGAAGCATACGAAAAAGGAAAAGAAATTGCTTCTGTAATGGCTTCTTAA